One genomic region from Natrinema caseinilyticum encodes:
- a CDS encoding DUF7344 domain-containing protein, producing MSVQTNRTEPLEESEVFHILGNDRRRAIVQQLADEGGQIDVSDVASEIAATESDTTPVPNNLYKSVYVSLQQTHLPQLQEDAVIEYDSDAKTIQPGRHFDDVLTYVDGHSDTHSRILQLHLGLCVLGLAVIALVGLGVPVISNINVVLWSVLVYLAVAASSLYRLLG from the coding sequence ATGTCAGTTCAAACGAACAGAACTGAGCCCCTCGAGGAGAGTGAGGTGTTTCACATCCTCGGGAACGATCGACGTCGAGCCATCGTCCAGCAACTCGCGGACGAGGGCGGCCAAATCGACGTCTCCGACGTCGCGAGCGAGATCGCCGCGACCGAATCGGATACGACGCCCGTCCCGAACAACCTTTACAAGAGTGTCTACGTTTCCCTCCAACAGACGCACCTCCCCCAACTGCAGGAGGATGCGGTGATCGAATACGACTCGGACGCGAAGACGATCCAGCCCGGCCGACACTTCGACGACGTTCTCACGTACGTCGACGGCCACAGCGACACCCACTCCAGAATCCTGCAGTTACATCTCGGGCTCTGTGTGCTCGGGCTGGCTGTCATCGCACTGGTCGGGCTCGGCGTCCCGGTGATCTCGAACATCAACGTGGTGCTCTGGAGCGTCCTCGTGTACCTCGCCGTTGCTGCAAGCAGTCTCTATCGACTCCTCGGGTGA
- a CDS encoding DUF7563 family protein encodes MESSTAGARCQNCGTHVTQQFARVFGDNGDVVHGCPSCTTYREMQSGGHLPGD; translated from the coding sequence ATGGAATCGTCGACAGCAGGTGCACGGTGTCAAAACTGCGGCACCCACGTCACACAGCAGTTCGCTCGCGTCTTCGGAGACAACGGCGACGTCGTCCACGGGTGCCCGTCCTGTACGACTTACCGGGAGATGCAATCCGGTGGCCATTTACCCGGCGACTAG
- a CDS encoding winged helix-turn-helix domain-containing protein codes for MSTQVSNTQSESTANPSAQLDVLGDDCARTILTATSEAPKTAKELTNRTDSSSATVYRRINNLLESDLLAECVRFDDDGSHTTAYEATVDVLRVRIDADGIDVVISDAGD; via the coding sequence ATGTCAACTCAAGTGAGCAATACGCAATCGGAGTCGACTGCCAACCCATCCGCACAGCTCGACGTCCTCGGCGACGACTGCGCGAGGACGATTCTCACCGCGACGAGCGAGGCTCCGAAAACTGCAAAGGAGCTGACGAACCGAACGGACAGTTCGTCGGCGACGGTGTACCGACGAATCAACAACCTGCTCGAGAGCGATCTGCTCGCGGAGTGTGTGCGGTTCGACGACGACGGCTCGCACACGACCGCGTACGAAGCGACGGTCGACGTCCTCCGCGTTCGGATCGATGCTGATGGTATCGACGTGGTGATTTCAGATGCGGGCGACTGA
- a CDS encoding PadR family transcriptional regulator, with amino-acid sequence MHDLTGFQRDLLYVIAGADRPSGQTVKDEVEMYYSSEINHGRLYPNLDTLVNKELVEKGQLDRRTNYYAITDAGRQQIEDRRAWEEQYVDF; translated from the coding sequence ATGCACGATCTGACCGGCTTCCAGCGTGACCTCTTGTACGTCATCGCAGGTGCTGACCGCCCGTCGGGACAGACCGTCAAAGACGAGGTCGAGATGTACTACAGTTCCGAGATCAATCACGGGCGGTTGTATCCAAATCTGGATACGCTCGTCAACAAGGAACTGGTCGAAAAAGGGCAACTCGACAGACGAACGAACTACTACGCGATCACCGATGCCGGTCGTCAGCAGATCGAAGACCGTCGCGCGTGGGAAGAACAGTACGTCGACTTTTGA
- a CDS encoding DUF1616 domain-containing protein — protein MSHRTNTSTRFGFVRRYPFDLAAASAAALLAYVTVTAFGSDSPLRLFVTFPLALFLPGYATVSVLFPAGKRNARRTASSAAVARPRGIDLVERAGLSFVLSLAIVPLLVLVLPLTEWGLSSTSVAAGLCIGTIVTAQIGVVRRLRTPDSERFSGSLSAVRERLRRDESGAATASSILLVLAIGMAISSLFVGFLMPVSAGGFTELGLYSEDEDGEMVAGRLPSEVEAGESIPYILSIENQEGEDTDYTVVVQQQVVEDGEVVERTELSRIDASVADGATGTGERSVTPTVAPNQTVRISMLLYHGDPPDEPTNENAAKETHFWVRVTGG, from the coding sequence ATGAGCCATCGAACGAATACGTCGACGCGGTTCGGGTTCGTTCGGCGCTATCCGTTCGATCTCGCGGCCGCCTCCGCCGCTGCATTGCTCGCGTACGTAACCGTGACCGCGTTCGGGAGCGACAGTCCCCTCCGACTGTTCGTGACCTTCCCGCTCGCACTGTTTTTACCCGGCTACGCGACCGTCTCGGTCCTGTTCCCGGCCGGCAAGCGAAACGCGCGGCGAACGGCGTCCTCGGCAGCTGTCGCTCGGCCACGTGGGATCGACCTCGTCGAACGCGCTGGGCTGTCGTTCGTTCTGTCACTCGCGATCGTCCCGCTGCTCGTCCTGGTGTTACCGCTCACCGAATGGGGACTGTCCAGCACGTCGGTCGCTGCGGGGCTGTGTATCGGGACGATCGTTACCGCCCAGATCGGCGTCGTCCGACGGCTTCGGACGCCGGACAGCGAGCGCTTTTCCGGGTCGCTCAGCGCGGTCCGAGAGCGCCTCCGTCGCGACGAAAGCGGGGCCGCGACGGCGTCGTCGATACTGCTCGTGTTGGCGATCGGAATGGCGATTAGCTCGCTGTTCGTCGGGTTTTTGATGCCCGTTTCGGCGGGCGGATTCACCGAACTCGGACTGTACAGCGAAGACGAGGACGGCGAAATGGTTGCCGGCCGGCTCCCCAGCGAAGTCGAGGCGGGGGAATCGATCCCGTATATCCTCTCGATCGAGAACCAGGAGGGCGAAGACACGGACTACACGGTCGTCGTCCAGCAACAGGTCGTCGAGGACGGTGAGGTCGTCGAACGAACCGAGTTGAGCCGCATCGACGCGAGCGTTGCCGACGGTGCGACGGGGACCGGCGAGCGGTCGGTGACGCCGACCGTCGCGCCCAACCAGACGGTTCGAATCAGTATGCTCCTCTATCACGGGGACCCGCCCGACGAACCGACGAACGAAAACGCCGCCAAGGAGACCCACTTCTGGGTGCGGGTTACCGGCGGATAA
- a CDS encoding acyltransferase codes for MSEAVREVVCGDDCSIDADATVGYGEFDEPTRLGDDATIRAGSIVYGDVTIGDGFATGHDVLVREGTTIGDDVLVGTKTVVDGRTTIGSHVSLQTNVYVPTETTIGSNVFVGPGAVLTNDEYPIRTDAGLEGPTIEDGASIGANATLLPGVTVGENAFVAAGAVVTDDVPADSLAVGTPARVQPLPDPLEGDNQIA; via the coding sequence ATGAGCGAAGCGGTGCGGGAGGTCGTCTGCGGCGACGATTGTTCGATCGACGCCGACGCGACCGTCGGCTACGGCGAGTTCGACGAACCCACCAGACTCGGCGACGATGCGACGATCAGGGCCGGCTCGATCGTCTACGGCGACGTGACGATCGGCGACGGGTTCGCGACCGGCCACGACGTCCTGGTCCGCGAAGGGACGACGATCGGCGACGACGTCCTCGTCGGCACCAAGACCGTCGTCGACGGACGGACGACGATCGGCTCGCACGTCAGCCTCCAGACGAACGTCTACGTTCCGACCGAGACCACGATCGGCAGCAACGTCTTCGTCGGACCGGGCGCCGTGTTGACCAACGACGAGTACCCCATCCGGACGGACGCGGGACTCGAGGGACCGACGATCGAAGACGGCGCGTCGATCGGCGCGAACGCGACCCTGTTGCCGGGCGTTACGGTCGGCGAGAACGCGTTCGTCGCGGCCGGCGCCGTCGTCACCGACGACGTTCCCGCGGACAGTCTGGCCGTCGGAACGCCCGCACGAGTGCAGCCGCTTCCGGATCCACTGGAGGGGGACAATCAGATCGCATGA
- a CDS encoding DegT/DnrJ/EryC1/StrS family aminotransferase: MTDTEPNSEAEHIEASTDGGTGAETAETRIDSEKQAPTPVSIADPDIGADAVERVTSVLENGRLADGPEVRAFEDEFAAYCGTDAGVATANGTTALHAALEAIGLEDGDAVITSPFSFVASANAIRVAGGTPVFADIDPETYTLDVADVERVLAERDDIVGILPVHLYGLPADMQALCEIAEERDLFVVEDACQAHGATAGGQRVGSFGDAACFSFYPTKNMTTGEGGIVVTDRPDVAERAASYVNHGRSESGTGGYDHVDLGHNFRMTSIEAAIGRAQLERLPDFNRARRENAAVYDDRLADLPVETPTEPSGYRHVYHQYTIRTEDRDGLEATLAEHDVGTGIYYGTPIHRQPAYEGVSTAAAQLPQAERAADEVLSLPVHPGLSERDRRTVVEALRDHFASQ, encoded by the coding sequence ATGACGGACACCGAACCGAACTCCGAGGCCGAGCACATCGAAGCCAGTACCGACGGCGGGACGGGCGCCGAGACCGCGGAGACCCGCATCGACTCCGAAAAGCAAGCGCCGACGCCGGTCTCGATCGCCGACCCGGACATCGGTGCCGACGCCGTCGAGCGGGTGACGTCGGTCCTCGAGAACGGACGGCTCGCCGACGGACCGGAAGTCAGGGCCTTCGAGGACGAATTCGCGGCCTACTGCGGGACAGACGCGGGGGTCGCGACCGCGAACGGAACGACCGCGTTGCACGCCGCCCTGGAGGCCATCGGACTCGAGGACGGCGACGCGGTGATCACGTCGCCGTTCTCGTTCGTCGCGAGCGCGAACGCGATTCGGGTCGCCGGCGGGACTCCCGTCTTCGCGGACATCGATCCCGAGACGTACACGTTGGACGTCGCCGACGTCGAGCGGGTCCTCGCGGAGCGAGACGACATCGTCGGCATCCTCCCCGTTCACCTCTACGGCCTTCCCGCCGATATGCAGGCGCTGTGTGAAATCGCCGAGGAACGCGACCTGTTCGTCGTCGAGGACGCGTGTCAGGCCCACGGGGCGACCGCCGGCGGCCAGCGTGTCGGGTCCTTCGGCGATGCGGCGTGTTTCTCGTTTTACCCGACCAAGAACATGACGACCGGCGAAGGTGGAATCGTCGTCACCGACCGTCCGGACGTCGCCGAGCGGGCCGCGAGCTACGTCAACCACGGCCGATCCGAGAGCGGGACCGGCGGCTACGATCACGTCGACCTCGGGCACAATTTCCGCATGACGAGCATCGAGGCGGCGATCGGCCGGGCGCAACTCGAGCGCTTGCCCGATTTCAATCGCGCGCGCCGGGAGAACGCCGCCGTCTACGACGACCGACTCGCCGACCTTCCGGTCGAGACGCCGACGGAACCGTCCGGCTATCGCCACGTCTACCACCAGTACACGATCCGGACCGAGGACCGGGACGGGCTCGAGGCGACGCTCGCGGAGCACGACGTCGGTACCGGCATCTATTACGGGACGCCGATTCACCGCCAGCCGGCGTACGAGGGCGTCAGTACGGCCGCCGCACAGCTGCCGCAAGCGGAGCGGGCGGCCGACGAGGTGCTCTCGTTGCCCGTTCATCCGGGGCTCTCAGAACGCGACCGACGGACCGTCGTCGAGGCACTGCGGGACCACTTCGCCAGCCAATGA
- a CDS encoding Gfo/Idh/MocA family protein → MSTDHRTDARTEEPIRAGVIGVGSMGRNHARVYGELPNVDLAGITDRDEEIARRVATENGTDSVDFETLCERCDVVTVAVPTHVHYETVSACLEAGVHVLVEKPIAETVEEGRRLAEQADDAGLILQVGHIERFNPAVRAVEDVIDDLDVIGVEAERLGPPIDRTAPGNVIFDLMVHDVDVVGSILDDRPHSVAAMGTADGQYATATIEYDDVVATVTASRVTQKKVRKLTVTTRQCLVEVDYLEQSVLIHRDSYPEYLTDDGQPRYRHESVVERPRVESAEPLRNELESFVESVRTDTEPEVTAEDGIAALETVRLIDRLATGPADDTDDEPSRESEVEV, encoded by the coding sequence ATGAGTACGGACCACCGAACGGACGCGAGAACCGAAGAACCGATTCGAGCCGGCGTCATCGGCGTCGGGTCCATGGGCCGAAACCACGCGCGCGTCTACGGCGAACTGCCGAACGTCGACCTCGCCGGAATCACCGATCGCGACGAGGAGATCGCGCGTCGCGTCGCGACCGAGAACGGGACCGATTCGGTCGACTTCGAGACGCTGTGCGAGCGCTGTGACGTCGTGACCGTGGCCGTTCCGACCCACGTCCACTACGAGACCGTATCGGCCTGTCTCGAGGCCGGCGTCCACGTCCTGGTCGAGAAGCCGATCGCGGAGACCGTCGAGGAGGGTCGACGACTGGCCGAGCAGGCCGACGATGCGGGACTGATTCTGCAGGTCGGCCACATCGAGCGGTTCAATCCCGCGGTCCGGGCCGTCGAGGACGTAATCGACGACCTGGACGTGATCGGGGTGGAGGCCGAACGGCTCGGGCCGCCGATCGATCGAACCGCCCCTGGAAACGTCATCTTCGACCTGATGGTCCACGACGTAGACGTCGTCGGTTCGATACTCGACGATCGGCCGCACTCGGTGGCGGCCATGGGCACCGCAGACGGTCAGTACGCCACCGCCACGATCGAATACGACGATGTCGTCGCGACGGTGACCGCGAGTCGTGTCACCCAGAAGAAGGTGCGAAAACTCACCGTCACGACCCGCCAGTGCCTCGTGGAGGTGGACTACCTCGAGCAGTCGGTCCTGATCCACCGGGACTCCTACCCCGAATACCTCACCGACGACGGCCAGCCCCGCTACCGCCACGAAAGCGTCGTCGAGCGGCCCCGCGTCGAAAGCGCCGAACCGCTGCGAAACGAACTCGAGTCGTTCGTCGAGTCGGTCAGAACCGATACCGAGCCGGAAGTCACCGCGGAAGACGGGATCGCAGCCCTCGAGACGGTCCGGTTGATCGACCGACTGGCCACGGGACCGGCGGACGATACCGACGACGAGCCGTCCCGAGAGTCGGAGGTGGAAGTCTGA
- a CDS encoding nucleotide sugar dehydrogenase: MTETSTDRSDRNGADEAERGADDDSRSGATDDSGRSATAESKHGDAGGLYGSRRSPDRQRERLTAGEIPVAVYGLGKMGLPLAAVYAETTGNVIGVDVDPDVVETVSGGESHVVGEPGLADLVAEQVDDGRLTATTDGPAAAKDARIHVVIVPTLLDDENDPDLTTVESVADDIAAGLAPGDLVIAESTLPPGTCRDVLEPHLASESGLDADEFGVAFCPERTASGTALRDIRGQYPKVVGGVDDESTRAAAIVYDELSSNEVHPVSDATTAEAVKVFEGIYRDVNIGLANELGRLADELGISVREAIDTSNDLPMCQLHDPGPGVGGHCIPYYPHFLLGRTEEPMDVTRTARRVNQEMPSVVVDRLERELERSGTPLSSASVVVLGLTYRPGVEETRASPAIGVIDGLRERGADVSGVDPLVDPADYGARPVGIDDLSEESFDAAVVVTPHEEFERIDWHALERLIVVDGRDAVDLDGIPHRAYAFAGSSDGRPPRGDGDRPRRSERAESDEMNATTDGGADV, translated from the coding sequence ATGACGGAGACTTCGACCGATCGATCCGACCGCAACGGCGCCGACGAGGCTGAACGAGGCGCCGACGACGACTCGAGAAGTGGCGCCACCGACGACTCGGGAAGGAGTGCGACGGCCGAATCGAAACACGGTGACGCCGGCGGGCTGTACGGCTCGAGGCGATCTCCCGACCGACAGCGCGAGCGCCTGACCGCCGGCGAGATCCCGGTCGCTGTCTACGGCCTCGGTAAAATGGGACTGCCGCTGGCTGCGGTCTACGCGGAAACGACCGGGAACGTGATCGGCGTCGACGTCGACCCCGACGTCGTCGAGACGGTTTCCGGCGGCGAGAGTCACGTCGTCGGCGAACCCGGGCTCGCCGACCTCGTCGCCGAGCAAGTCGACGACGGGCGACTCACCGCGACGACCGACGGACCGGCGGCAGCCAAGGACGCGCGGATTCACGTCGTCATCGTTCCGACTCTGTTGGACGACGAGAACGACCCCGATCTGACGACGGTCGAGTCGGTCGCCGACGACATCGCGGCCGGACTCGCCCCCGGCGACCTCGTGATCGCCGAATCGACCCTTCCGCCCGGGACCTGTCGCGACGTCCTCGAGCCACACCTCGCGAGCGAGAGCGGCCTCGACGCCGACGAGTTCGGCGTCGCGTTCTGTCCGGAACGGACAGCCTCGGGAACCGCGCTGCGGGACATCCGCGGCCAGTATCCGAAGGTCGTCGGCGGCGTCGACGACGAGAGCACCCGGGCCGCCGCGATCGTGTACGACGAACTCTCGAGCAACGAGGTCCATCCCGTCTCGGACGCGACGACGGCGGAGGCGGTCAAGGTGTTCGAGGGGATCTACCGCGACGTGAACATCGGCCTCGCGAACGAACTGGGTCGTCTCGCAGACGAACTCGGGATTTCGGTCCGCGAGGCGATCGATACGTCGAACGACCTGCCGATGTGCCAGCTCCACGATCCCGGCCCCGGGGTCGGCGGCCACTGCATCCCGTACTACCCCCACTTTCTCCTCGGCCGAACCGAGGAACCGATGGACGTGACCCGGACCGCCCGCCGGGTCAACCAGGAAATGCCGTCCGTCGTCGTCGATCGACTCGAGCGGGAACTCGAGCGGTCGGGAACCCCCCTCTCGTCCGCGTCGGTCGTCGTCCTTGGACTCACGTACCGTCCGGGCGTCGAGGAAACCCGCGCATCGCCCGCGATCGGCGTTATCGACGGCCTCCGCGAGCGCGGCGCGGACGTTTCGGGAGTCGATCCGCTGGTCGATCCGGCCGACTACGGCGCGCGCCCGGTCGGAATCGACGACCTGTCCGAGGAATCGTTCGACGCCGCCGTGGTCGTCACTCCCCACGAGGAATTCGAGCGGATCGACTGGCACGCCCTCGAGCGACTGATCGTCGTCGACGGCCGGGACGCGGTCGACCTCGACGGGATCCCCCATCGAGCGTACGCGTTCGCGGGCTCGAGCGATGGCCGGCCGCCGCGGGGGGACGGTGACCGTCCCCGGCGCTCCGAGCGAGCGGAGTCGGACGAGATGAACGCGACGACGGACGGAGGCGCGGATGTATAA
- a CDS encoding glycosyltransferase family 2 protein, with protein sequence MYKNERIGVVVTAYDEAAFVGRVIETVPEYVDRIYAVDDRSPDESWEVIRRVAERMNRQHDGEAPGPELTVADGGDDRRVVPIRHEQNRGYGAAVKTGYRRAAADGIDVVAVMNGDGQMDPDILDRIIDPVVTGDADYAKGNRLLNPEDRDDMSTFRFTGNAILTALSKFATGYWSIGDPQNGYTAISRDAIEALELEEITDQYGFLNHILTHLNVAGRRVADVPMSAVYGDEESSIRYTSFINFVSRLLLRSFCWRLKTRYLVRSFNPAVVYYGAGAVGLLGGLVGLLGSAVRAIGGKDGFTGGVSSFVAALIGLVSLCTAIRLDAAANDELTVSCADWNDHRPPAGGDGDPAADQSIE encoded by the coding sequence ATGTATAAGAACGAGCGGATCGGCGTCGTGGTGACCGCGTACGACGAGGCGGCGTTCGTCGGACGCGTCATCGAAACGGTGCCGGAGTACGTCGACCGAATCTACGCCGTCGACGACAGATCGCCGGACGAGAGCTGGGAGGTGATTCGGCGGGTCGCCGAGCGGATGAACCGCCAGCACGACGGCGAGGCCCCCGGCCCGGAACTCACGGTCGCCGACGGGGGTGACGACCGACGCGTCGTCCCCATCCGTCACGAGCAGAACCGGGGCTACGGCGCGGCGGTCAAAACCGGCTACCGTCGGGCCGCGGCGGACGGAATAGACGTCGTCGCCGTGATGAACGGCGACGGACAGATGGACCCCGACATCCTCGACCGGATCATCGACCCGGTGGTCACCGGCGATGCGGACTACGCCAAGGGGAACCGGTTGCTCAACCCGGAGGACAGAGACGACATGTCGACGTTTCGGTTCACCGGAAACGCGATACTCACCGCGCTCTCGAAGTTCGCCACGGGCTACTGGTCAATCGGCGATCCGCAAAACGGCTACACGGCAATTTCGCGGGACGCGATCGAAGCGCTCGAGCTCGAGGAGATAACCGACCAGTACGGATTCCTCAATCACATCCTGACGCACCTCAACGTGGCCGGCCGTCGGGTCGCCGACGTCCCCATGTCCGCCGTGTACGGCGACGAGGAGAGCAGCATCCGGTACACGTCGTTCATCAACTTCGTGTCCCGCCTGTTGCTTCGGAGTTTCTGCTGGCGATTGAAAACCAGGTACCTCGTCCGGTCGTTCAATCCGGCCGTCGTCTACTACGGCGCGGGGGCCGTCGGACTGCTCGGCGGACTCGTCGGACTGCTCGGGTCGGCCGTTCGGGCGATAGGGGGGAAAGACGGTTTCACCGGCGGCGTCTCCTCGTTCGTCGCCGCGTTGATCGGACTCGTCTCGCTGTGTACGGCTATCCGGCTCGACGCCGCGGCGAACGACGAACTGACGGTGTCGTGTGCCGACTGGAACGACCACCGTCCACCGGCGGGGGGCGACGGCGATCCGGCGGCGGATCAGTCGATCGAGTAG
- a CDS encoding DUF354 domain-containing protein: MRILVFANTPAHVHLYRHAVDRLEAAGHDVLVLSREYACTTDLLDYFEMPYRVYGDHRTEGYSPLQFARELGGQFLSIGRQAISFDPDVVFGRGPYAAYAGTLTRTPVVLVLDDEPGDFNHTVSRPFADCILSPAVTRRDLGADHYTFDGFKECAYLHPDVFEPTSAVRDHLGVDADEPYVLVRFNALDALHDTDIEGFRPRQRQDLIRRVSEDATVFVSDEGGEMDLSSLPARPYDLHPALIHDAMAEASLLVADTGTMATEAALLGTPALRYRGTDTHEYGEFRALERAGLAEQFDSYEAVRERTLELLADEGATDRWRRRRREYVGDLVNLTDLLVDVAASRGAVERLDRSTKRILEPRSQSL, encoded by the coding sequence ATGCGGATCCTCGTCTTTGCCAATACGCCGGCACACGTCCACCTGTATCGACACGCCGTCGACCGACTGGAGGCGGCGGGACACGACGTTCTCGTCCTCTCCCGGGAGTACGCCTGTACGACCGACCTACTCGACTATTTCGAGATGCCGTACCGAGTATACGGTGACCACCGCACGGAGGGGTACTCGCCCCTCCAGTTCGCCCGTGAGTTAGGTGGGCAGTTCCTCTCGATCGGGAGACAAGCGATCAGCTTCGATCCCGACGTCGTCTTCGGACGCGGCCCCTACGCGGCCTACGCCGGGACGCTTACGCGGACGCCGGTCGTCCTGGTCCTCGACGACGAACCCGGTGATTTCAACCACACTGTCTCACGCCCCTTCGCCGACTGCATTCTCTCCCCGGCCGTGACGCGACGGGATCTCGGCGCGGACCACTATACCTTCGACGGGTTCAAAGAATGCGCCTATCTCCACCCGGACGTTTTCGAGCCGACCAGCGCCGTTCGGGACCACCTCGGCGTCGACGCCGACGAGCCGTACGTCCTCGTCCGGTTCAACGCGCTTGACGCCCTCCACGACACCGACATCGAGGGGTTCCGGCCGCGACAGCGGCAGGACCTGATCCGACGGGTGAGCGAGGACGCGACCGTCTTCGTCTCGGACGAAGGCGGCGAAATGGATCTGTCGAGCCTGCCGGCCCGGCCCTACGATCTCCACCCCGCGCTGATCCACGACGCCATGGCCGAGGCGTCCCTGCTGGTCGCGGACACCGGAACGATGGCCACCGAGGCGGCGCTGTTGGGGACGCCCGCGCTCAGATATCGTGGCACCGACACCCACGAGTACGGCGAGTTTCGGGCGCTCGAGCGCGCCGGGCTCGCGGAACAGTTCGACTCCTACGAGGCGGTTCGCGAACGAACCCTCGAGCTCCTCGCCGACGAGGGCGCGACCGATCGGTGGCGACGTCGTCGGCGCGAGTACGTCGGCGACCTCGTGAACCTGACCGATCTACTCGTCGACGTCGCCGCGTCTCGCGGCGCGGTCGAGAGACTGGACCGCTCTACGAAGCGAATCCTCGAGCCGCGGTCACAGTCGCTGTAA
- a CDS encoding glycosyltransferase, with translation MHVLTLTTNVDAPFMTQQMEALEDRGVDFSTVSISGNADAETSRSPADYIRTVPEVLREAGNGYDLIHAHYGLTAPMALAQVRKPVVLSLWGSDVHGPVAPISRASAPFCDEVVVMSREMREVLGRECTVIPDGVDLEKFRPEPQDRAASNVGWDDANGYDVLFPYSPARQVKNYPRAERVVTVVDNLLERPVRLRTVSGVEHDAVSDYMNAADALILTSHSEGSPNSVKEALACNLPVVAVDVGDVRERLSGVEPSRVAESDDELIRGLLEVLERGERSNGREAAREVSIDRTAERMLEVYERVAGTVVETADRGDELTVQGIARLE, from the coding sequence ATGCACGTCCTCACGCTCACGACGAACGTCGATGCCCCCTTCATGACCCAGCAGATGGAAGCGCTCGAGGACCGCGGCGTCGACTTTTCGACGGTCTCCATCTCCGGCAACGCCGATGCCGAAACGTCACGGTCGCCGGCGGATTACATACGGACCGTCCCCGAGGTCCTCCGGGAAGCGGGAAACGGCTACGATCTGATACACGCACACTACGGACTGACGGCGCCGATGGCGCTCGCACAGGTCCGCAAACCGGTCGTTCTCTCGCTGTGGGGCTCGGACGTACACGGCCCCGTCGCACCGATCAGCCGCGCGTCAGCACCGTTCTGTGACGAGGTCGTCGTCATGTCTCGGGAGATGCGCGAGGTTCTCGGCCGCGAGTGTACGGTGATCCCCGACGGCGTCGATCTCGAGAAGTTCCGGCCGGAGCCACAGGACCGTGCCGCGAGTAACGTCGGCTGGGACGACGCGAACGGATACGACGTTCTCTTTCCCTACTCGCCCGCACGGCAGGTGAAGAACTATCCGCGGGCCGAACGCGTCGTGACGGTCGTCGACAACCTCCTCGAGCGGCCGGTGCGGCTTCGAACGGTTTCCGGCGTCGAGCACGACGCCGTCTCCGATTACATGAACGCTGCCGACGCCCTCATCTTGACCTCCCACAGCGAAGGATCACCGAACTCGGTAAAGGAGGCCCTGGCCTGCAACCTCCCCGTCGTCGCCGTCGACGTCGGCGACGTCCGGGAGCGACTGTCGGGCGTCGAACCCTCGCGCGTCGCCGAAAGCGACGACGAACTGATTCGGGGCCTGCTGGAGGTCCTCGAGCGCGGGGAGCGATCGAACGGTCGCGAGGCCGCCCGAGAGGTGAGCATCGATCGGACGGCCGAGCGGATGCTCGAGGTGTACGAGCGGGTCGCGGGAACGGTGGTCGAAACCGCGGATCGCGGTGACGAGCTAACCGTCCAGGGAATCGCACGACTCGAGTAG